From Phenylobacterium montanum, the proteins below share one genomic window:
- a CDS encoding CehA/McbA family metallohydrolase produces MRHSALAFLAAVAALVAGAAFAAGREPVLKQIDLPHDYYWREQYLPQLTTGPSSVSFTPDGKALIYSMAGSLWRQAIGSDEAVELTHAAGAYDYQPDVAPDGGSVVFDRYDGAAVELWRLDLATGREQRLTTGGAVNVEPRLSPDGKRLAWVSTAGTGHFNLFVGEIGPEGISGAHLLLGERRSRIDRYYYAAVDHALNPAWSPDGQRLYYVGNPEVAWGTGDIWSVSASDSADRRRVLSEETMWSARPEPAPDGKRVLFTSYHGRQWRQLWLTTPEGAAPLPATFGDFDRSDARWSPDGRRIALISNAPGDTRLMLRDLPGGAETEVIATQRRYRSPQGRLDIDIRDEAGRPVAARVTVTGADGRAYAPDHAWMHGSDGFDRARQPMETHYFHCPATCSVSAPAGPVIITVQHGFRRLIWRGEASLAAGQTQALAVNLKANDLPADFGRFVSADLHVHMNYGGHYRNSPTRLAAQAKAEDLDVIYDLIVNKEERVPDVAWFRPDPDPASDAQTLILHGQEFHTSYWGHLGLLNLSDHLLTPGFASYRHTALASPWPDNGAVADLAHAQGALVGYVHPYDNPIDPAKETTLTHELPADAAHGKVDYVEVMGFSDHKATAEVWYRLLDLGFRLPAGAGTDAMADYASLRGPVGLNRVFLDTGGERTPAALASALKAGRSFVSNGPLVGLELAGRHPGDSVALGGKRLAYRISLRSSLAIDHLELVQNGRVLKAFALTGERRNLDAQGEIEVRDGGWILLRAWNDGADPALLDLYPYATTSPIWLESPQGPPPAPADAAYFVTWIEKTMASAAARDDYNTPQEKKQVMDYLQQALDRYRGLAGTKGRAHEH; encoded by the coding sequence ATGCGTCACAGCGCCCTGGCCTTCCTGGCCGCCGTCGCCGCCCTGGTTGCAGGGGCCGCGTTCGCCGCCGGCCGCGAGCCGGTGCTCAAGCAGATCGACCTGCCGCACGACTACTACTGGCGCGAACAGTATCTGCCGCAGCTGACCACGGGCCCGAGCAGCGTCAGCTTCACCCCGGACGGCAAGGCGCTGATCTACAGCATGGCCGGCTCGCTGTGGCGGCAGGCGATCGGGTCCGACGAGGCGGTCGAACTGACCCACGCGGCCGGCGCCTACGACTACCAGCCTGATGTCGCGCCGGACGGCGGCAGCGTGGTGTTCGACCGCTATGACGGCGCGGCGGTGGAGCTCTGGCGGCTGGACCTCGCTACCGGCCGCGAGCAGCGGCTGACGACGGGCGGCGCGGTCAATGTCGAGCCGAGGCTCTCGCCGGACGGCAAGCGGCTGGCCTGGGTTTCGACCGCGGGGACGGGCCACTTCAACCTGTTCGTCGGCGAGATCGGGCCGGAGGGCATCAGCGGCGCCCATCTGTTGCTCGGCGAGCGCCGCAGCCGGATCGACCGCTACTACTATGCCGCCGTCGACCACGCGTTGAACCCGGCCTGGTCGCCCGATGGTCAGCGCCTTTACTATGTCGGCAATCCGGAAGTCGCTTGGGGCACGGGCGACATCTGGTCGGTGTCGGCGAGCGATTCCGCCGACCGTCGCAGGGTGCTCAGCGAGGAGACCATGTGGAGCGCCCGGCCGGAACCGGCGCCGGACGGCAAGCGGGTGCTGTTCACCAGCTATCACGGCCGCCAGTGGCGCCAGCTGTGGCTGACCACGCCGGAGGGGGCGGCGCCCCTGCCGGCCACGTTCGGAGATTTTGACCGCTCCGACGCGCGCTGGTCGCCGGACGGCCGGCGGATCGCGCTGATCAGCAACGCCCCGGGCGACACGCGCCTGATGCTGCGCGACCTGCCCGGCGGGGCGGAGACCGAGGTCATCGCCACGCAGCGCCGCTACAGGTCGCCGCAAGGCCGGCTGGATATCGACATTCGCGACGAGGCCGGGCGACCGGTCGCCGCCAGGGTCACGGTGACGGGCGCGGACGGCCGGGCCTATGCGCCGGACCACGCCTGGATGCACGGCTCCGACGGCTTCGACCGCGCACGTCAGCCGATGGAGACCCACTATTTCCACTGCCCCGCGACCTGCTCGGTCAGCGCGCCGGCGGGGCCGGTGATCATCACCGTGCAGCATGGCTTCAGGCGCCTGATCTGGCGCGGCGAGGCGAGCCTGGCCGCGGGGCAGACCCAGGCGTTGGCGGTGAATCTGAAGGCCAACGACCTGCCCGCGGACTTCGGTCGCTTCGTCAGCGCTGACCTGCACGTGCACATGAACTATGGCGGCCACTATCGGAACTCGCCCACGCGCCTCGCCGCCCAGGCCAAGGCCGAGGACCTGGACGTGATCTACGACCTGATCGTCAACAAGGAGGAGCGGGTGCCGGACGTAGCCTGGTTCCGCCCCGATCCGGACCCCGCCAGCGACGCCCAGACGCTGATCCTGCACGGTCAGGAATTCCACACCAGCTATTGGGGTCACCTCGGCCTGCTGAACCTGTCGGATCACCTGCTGACGCCGGGCTTCGCCTCCTATCGGCACACGGCGCTGGCCAGCCCCTGGCCGGACAATGGGGCCGTGGCCGACCTCGCCCATGCGCAGGGGGCGCTGGTGGGCTATGTCCACCCCTATGACAATCCGATCGACCCGGCCAAGGAAACGACGCTGACTCACGAACTGCCGGCCGACGCCGCCCACGGCAAGGTCGACTATGTGGAGGTGATGGGCTTTTCCGACCACAAGGCCACGGCCGAGGTCTGGTACCGGCTGCTCGATCTCGGCTTCCGCCTGCCGGCCGGCGCGGGGACCGACGCCATGGCCGACTACGCCTCTCTGCGCGGGCCGGTGGGGCTGAATCGCGTGTTCCTCGACACCGGCGGCGAGCGGACGCCGGCGGCGCTCGCTTCGGCGCTGAAGGCCGGGCGCAGCTTCGTCAGCAACGGCCCGCTGGTGGGCTTGGAACTCGCCGGCCGCCACCCGGGGGACAGCGTCGCCTTAGGGGGCAAACGGCTCGCCTACCGGATCTCGCTGCGCTCGTCCCTGGCGATCGACCACCTCGAGCTGGTGCAGAACGGGCGGGTGCTGAAGGCGTTCGCCCTGACCGGTGAGCGCCGCAACCTGGACGCCCAGGGCGAGATCGAGGTTCGGGACGGCGGATGGATCCTGCTGCGCGCCTGGAACGACGGGGCCGATCCGGCCCTGCTGGACCTCTACCCCTATGCGACGACGAGCCCGATCTGGCTGGAAAGTCCGCAAGGCCCGCCGCCGGCGCCGGCGGACGCGGCCTATTTCGTGACCTGGATCGAGAAGACCATGGCCTCGGCCGCGGCGCGCGACGATTACAACACGCCGCAAGAGAAGAAGCAGGTCATGGACTACCTGCAACAGGCCCTAGACCGCTATCGCGGGCTTGCCGGCACGAAGGGACGCGCACATGAGCACTGA
- a CDS encoding acetyl ornithine aminotransferase family protein, whose protein sequence is MSQHIKTELPGPKAKAMIARDAEVISPSYPRDYPFVMSHGRGTEVWDVDGNRFLDFAAGIAVCATGHSHPDVVAAVREAAGEFLHISSDYWHERMVGLAERLARLAPMGEPVLSFFCQSGTEAVEGALKLARYVTGRSRFIGFLGGFHGRTMGSLAFTSSKYTQQKGFFPTMPGVTHVPYPNPYRPLFAGADQGQATLDYIRMLFERNLPPSEVAAILIEPIQGEGGYLVPPPGFLAGLRALCDEHGILLIFDEVQSGVGRTGKMFASQHESVAPDIMTLAKGLGSGLPIGAVVAKRRLMQQWTRGAHGNTYGGNPIACAAANATLDLVEGGYAQNAAEVGEHFMAGLGDLARTRPCIGQVRGRGLMIGMELIDPAAGGAPARALCDAVIERAYHNGLLLLSCGVSTVRFMPPLNVSRAEVDEGLGLLAASLDQALAAA, encoded by the coding sequence ATGAGCCAGCACATCAAGACCGAACTGCCCGGCCCCAAGGCCAAGGCGATGATCGCCCGAGACGCCGAGGTGATCTCGCCCTCCTATCCGCGCGACTACCCTTTCGTGATGAGCCACGGGCGCGGGACCGAGGTCTGGGATGTCGATGGCAACCGCTTCCTCGACTTCGCCGCCGGCATCGCCGTCTGCGCGACTGGGCACAGCCACCCGGACGTGGTGGCTGCGGTGCGCGAGGCCGCGGGCGAATTTCTGCATATTTCAAGCGATTACTGGCACGAGCGAATGGTCGGTCTCGCCGAGCGCCTGGCCCGGCTGGCGCCGATGGGCGAGCCGGTGTTGAGCTTTTTCTGCCAGTCCGGCACCGAGGCGGTGGAAGGCGCGCTGAAGCTGGCCCGCTATGTCACCGGCCGGTCGCGCTTCATCGGCTTCCTGGGCGGTTTCCATGGCCGGACCATGGGCTCGCTGGCGTTCACCTCGTCGAAGTACACCCAGCAGAAGGGCTTCTTCCCCACCATGCCGGGCGTCACCCATGTGCCCTATCCCAATCCCTATCGGCCGCTGTTCGCCGGCGCAGACCAGGGGCAGGCGACGCTGGACTACATCCGCATGCTGTTCGAGCGGAACCTGCCGCCTTCGGAGGTCGCGGCGATCCTGATCGAACCGATCCAGGGAGAGGGTGGCTATCTGGTGCCGCCGCCAGGCTTCCTCGCCGGCCTGAGGGCGCTCTGCGACGAGCACGGCATCCTCCTAATCTTCGACGAAGTGCAGTCGGGCGTCGGCCGCACCGGCAAGATGTTCGCCAGCCAGCACGAGAGCGTGGCGCCCGACATCATGACCCTGGCCAAGGGGCTGGGCTCGGGCCTGCCGATCGGCGCCGTGGTGGCCAAGCGGCGGCTGATGCAGCAGTGGACCCGAGGCGCCCACGGCAACACCTATGGCGGCAACCCGATCGCCTGCGCCGCCGCCAACGCCACCCTGGACCTGGTCGAGGGGGGCTACGCCCAAAACGCGGCGGAAGTCGGCGAGCATTTCATGGCCGGCCTCGGGGACCTGGCCAGGACCCGGCCCTGCATCGGCCAGGTGCGCGGACGCGGCCTGATGATCGGCATGGAGCTGATCGATCCCGCGGCCGGCGGCGCGCCCGCCAGGGCGCTGTGCGACGCGGTGATCGAGCGCGCCTATCACAATGGGCTTTTGCTGCTCTCCTGCGGCGTCAGCACGGTGCGGTTCATGCCGCCGCTGAACGTCAGCCGCGCGGAGGTGGACGAGGGGCTCGGCCTGCTGGCCGCCAGCCTCGACCAGGCCCTGGCGGCGGCCTGA
- a CDS encoding aldehyde dehydrogenase family protein yields the protein MSFRLTYATMFDPPQEMHARFEAALAQVQSRLGVRGDLFIDGADRAAASHTPDVSPIDRDLVLGEFALAGQADVEAAMAAAHAAFPAWRRTPLAERVRMMRRIADILEQRVYDIAAALTLEVGKNRMEALGEAQETVDFFRCYADDFESNGGYDRVLPDDPLQGVVSHNRSVMRPYGPWVVIAPFNFPLALAGGPTAAALVTGNTVVLKGSTDTPWAGRLLTDCLREAGLPPGVFNYLSGSGAEVGRALVEHPLTAGVTFTGSAAVGAGILRTLATGAFPKPCIAEMGGKNPCIVTRHADLEAAATGIVRSAYGMGGQKCSALSRVYVDASVADALKEKLLQKIAGVAVGDPRRREAWLGPVVNQRAWDSYAAFAEQLGGQGAKVLAGGRRLTDGDFARGYYVEPMLAEAPADHPLFRHEMFVPALMLHAVPDRETAMRLANDTAMGLTAGVYGSDDDVAWFHENIEAGVTYANRPQGATTGAWPGYQPFAGWKGSGSTGKAIASYYYLPLYMREQSRTVVV from the coding sequence ATGAGCTTCCGCCTGACCTACGCAACCATGTTCGATCCCCCGCAGGAGATGCACGCGCGCTTCGAGGCCGCGCTGGCGCAGGTGCAGAGCCGGCTGGGCGTCAGGGGCGACCTCTTCATCGACGGCGCCGACCGGGCCGCGGCGAGCCATACGCCGGATGTCAGCCCGATCGACCGGGACCTGGTGCTGGGCGAGTTCGCCCTGGCGGGCCAGGCGGATGTCGAGGCGGCGATGGCGGCGGCGCACGCGGCTTTCCCCGCCTGGCGCCGCACGCCGCTGGCCGAGCGGGTCAGGATGATGCGGCGGATCGCCGACATCCTGGAGCAGCGGGTCTATGACATCGCCGCGGCCCTGACGCTGGAAGTCGGCAAGAACCGTATGGAGGCGCTGGGCGAGGCGCAGGAGACGGTCGATTTCTTCCGCTGCTACGCCGACGACTTCGAGAGCAATGGCGGCTACGACCGGGTGCTGCCGGACGATCCGCTTCAGGGCGTGGTCTCGCATAATCGGAGCGTCATGCGGCCCTATGGTCCCTGGGTGGTCATCGCCCCGTTCAACTTTCCGCTGGCCCTTGCAGGCGGTCCGACGGCTGCGGCGCTGGTGACCGGCAACACCGTGGTGCTGAAAGGCTCGACCGACACGCCCTGGGCCGGCCGGCTGCTGACCGATTGCCTTCGAGAGGCGGGGCTTCCGCCGGGGGTGTTCAACTACCTGTCCGGCTCCGGGGCCGAGGTCGGCCGGGCCCTGGTCGAGCATCCGCTGACCGCGGGCGTGACTTTCACCGGCTCCGCCGCAGTCGGCGCCGGCATCCTGCGAACCCTGGCCACCGGCGCCTTTCCCAAGCCCTGTATCGCCGAGATGGGGGGCAAGAACCCCTGCATCGTCACCCGCCACGCCGACCTCGAGGCCGCCGCCACCGGCATCGTCCGTTCGGCCTATGGGATGGGCGGCCAGAAGTGTTCCGCCCTGTCTCGCGTCTATGTCGACGCCTCGGTCGCTGACGCCCTGAAGGAAAAGCTTCTGCAGAAGATCGCCGGCGTCGCGGTCGGCGACCCGCGGCGTCGCGAAGCCTGGCTGGGGCCGGTGGTGAACCAGCGCGCCTGGGACTCCTATGCGGCCTTTGCCGAACAGCTGGGCGGGCAGGGGGCTAAGGTCCTCGCCGGCGGCCGGCGGCTGACCGACGGCGATTTCGCTCGCGGCTATTATGTGGAGCCGATGCTGGCCGAGGCGCCGGCGGACCATCCTCTGTTCCGCCACGAGATGTTCGTTCCCGCCCTGATGCTGCACGCCGTCCCGGACCGCGAGACCGCCATGCGCCTGGCCAACGACACCGCCATGGGCCTCACCGCCGGAGTCTACGGCTCGGACGACGACGTGGCCTGGTTCCATGAAAACATCGAGGCCGGGGTCACCTACGCCAATCGCCCCCAGGGCGCGACCACCGGCGCCTGGCCCGGCTATCAGCCGTTCGCGGGCTGGAAGGGCTCCGGCTCGACCGGCAAGGCGATCGCCTCCTACTACTACCTGCCCCTCTACATGCGCGAGCAGTCGCGCACCGTAGTGGTCTGA
- a CDS encoding aminotransferase class III-fold pyridoxal phosphate-dependent enzyme encodes MPSERRDVLHSWCVQADWDAPTVVGGAGAWLHLADGRRVLDLSSQAECCNLGHQHPRLVAAIRAQAERLCYVANAWGAQPRAELAARLLERSGFEGGRVFFTLGGVDANENAVKFARQASGKPRGLIVTRDRSYHGASYMGMALSGDSRTQSQVDASAYGVRHVAPPYAYRCPFGGQSDEDSGLRAAAAVGQAIDAEGAAAVAAVLMEPDAGTNGIVAPDSYWPALQAATKERGVYLIADEVMSGFGRCGEWFAWQRYGEAGRPDMMTLAKGLTGAAAPLGAVVLSADVAGRLEHEMLYTGLTYCGHPLSCAAGVAALAAYEDEGLIARSKAMGGELLAELERLKARHPVIGDVRGGRGLFAVIELVADRTTREPLAPWPQTPPALKALVQAAMGEGLSLATRGNLIILAPPLVIEEDDLAAALAALDRLFSRFFPASAEGDPR; translated from the coding sequence ATGCCGTCCGAGCGGCGGGATGTGCTGCACAGCTGGTGTGTGCAGGCGGATTGGGACGCGCCGACCGTGGTCGGCGGCGCGGGCGCATGGCTGCATCTCGCCGACGGGCGAAGGGTCCTGGATCTCAGCAGCCAGGCTGAATGCTGCAATCTCGGCCACCAGCACCCGCGCCTCGTCGCCGCCATTCGCGCCCAGGCCGAGCGGCTGTGCTACGTGGCCAACGCCTGGGGCGCGCAGCCGCGCGCCGAGTTGGCGGCGCGCCTACTGGAGCGTTCGGGTTTCGAGGGCGGGCGGGTGTTCTTCACCCTCGGCGGGGTCGACGCCAACGAGAACGCGGTCAAGTTCGCCAGGCAGGCTTCAGGCAAGCCGCGCGGCCTGATCGTCACGCGCGATCGCTCCTATCACGGCGCCAGCTACATGGGCATGGCCCTGTCCGGCGACAGCCGCACGCAAAGCCAGGTCGACGCGTCCGCCTATGGCGTGCGCCACGTGGCCCCGCCCTATGCCTACAGATGTCCTTTCGGCGGTCAGAGCGACGAGGACAGCGGCCTGCGCGCCGCGGCAGCGGTGGGCCAGGCGATCGACGCCGAGGGCGCGGCCGCGGTCGCCGCGGTGCTGATGGAGCCCGACGCGGGAACCAACGGGATCGTCGCGCCGGACAGCTATTGGCCGGCGCTCCAGGCGGCCACGAAGGAGCGCGGCGTCTACCTCATCGCCGACGAAGTGATGAGCGGCTTCGGCCGTTGCGGCGAATGGTTCGCCTGGCAGCGATACGGCGAGGCGGGGCGTCCGGACATGATGACCCTGGCCAAGGGGCTGACGGGGGCTGCGGCGCCCCTCGGCGCCGTGGTGCTGTCGGCCGATGTGGCGGGGCGGCTCGAGCATGAGATGCTCTACACGGGTCTCACCTATTGCGGCCATCCCTTGTCCTGCGCGGCCGGGGTCGCGGCCCTGGCCGCCTATGAGGACGAAGGGCTGATCGCCCGGTCGAAGGCCATGGGCGGCGAGCTGCTGGCCGAACTCGAGCGGCTGAAAGCACGCCATCCGGTGATCGGCGACGTGCGGGGCGGGCGCGGCCTGTTCGCGGTGATCGAACTTGTGGCCGACCGGACCACCCGCGAGCCGCTGGCGCCCTGGCCGCAGACGCCGCCGGCGCTGAAGGCTCTGGTCCAGGCGGCGATGGGGGAGGGCCTGTCCCTGGCCACCCGCGGCAATCTGATCATCCTCGCCCCGCCGCTGGTGATCGAGGAAGATGACCTCGCCGCGGCCCTGGCCGCGCTCGACCGCCTGTTCAGCCGCTTCTTTCCCGCTTCAGCAGAGGGCGATCCGCGATGA
- a CDS encoding pyridoxal phosphate-dependent decarboxylase family protein: protein MSDSPSLQVLAQVARAAAAYRSEVDAAEHTPVARYADILAEFAGPLPERPGDAEQIIADLIQKATPGIRASTGRRFFGWVIGGSHPTGVAADWLTAAWGQNAGNVLAAPAASAVEAVAAGWLLDLLDLPRDASVGFVTGATVANFVCLSAARSEVLRRSGWDVEADGLYGAPKVEVVIGADAHATVYSGLKYLGLGARRARVVATDADGAMLAEDLERVLSEIDGPTIVIAQAGQINTGACDPFKAIAPACRAHGAWLHVDGAFGLWARACPKRAHLAAGVELADSWATDGHKWLQTPYDSGYAIVRDPEAHRRAMAISASYLPPAEGSERDPSAYVPELSRRARGFATWAMIRQFGRAGIADMVERCCAVASEMADRLAAEPGVALVRPVTLNQFMLRFGDDDAMTRQTIARVQDESVCFVGPADWRGRTVMRLSVSSAATTEADAAASANSIARCWRSVRD, encoded by the coding sequence ATGAGCGACAGCCCGTCCCTTCAAGTCCTTGCCCAGGTCGCTCGCGCCGCCGCCGCCTATCGCTCCGAGGTGGACGCCGCCGAGCACACGCCGGTCGCACGCTATGCCGATATCCTCGCCGAATTTGCAGGACCGCTTCCAGAGCGCCCGGGCGATGCGGAGCAGATCATCGCCGATCTGATCCAAAAGGCCACGCCGGGCATCCGGGCTTCGACCGGGCGGCGGTTCTTCGGATGGGTGATCGGCGGATCGCACCCTACGGGCGTGGCGGCGGACTGGCTTACGGCCGCCTGGGGACAGAACGCCGGCAATGTGCTCGCCGCCCCGGCGGCGTCGGCCGTGGAAGCCGTTGCGGCAGGGTGGTTGCTGGATCTGCTGGACCTGCCGCGCGATGCGTCGGTCGGATTCGTCACCGGTGCGACGGTGGCGAACTTCGTCTGCCTCTCGGCCGCTCGCAGCGAGGTCCTTCGCCGATCTGGATGGGACGTGGAGGCCGATGGCCTCTATGGCGCTCCCAAGGTCGAGGTGGTGATCGGCGCGGACGCCCACGCCACCGTCTATTCGGGCCTGAAGTATCTGGGCCTTGGCGCGAGGCGGGCGCGGGTCGTAGCGACCGACGCCGATGGCGCCATGCTGGCCGAAGACCTCGAGCGTGTGCTGTCGGAGATCGACGGCCCGACCATCGTCATCGCCCAGGCTGGCCAGATCAACACCGGCGCCTGCGATCCTTTCAAGGCCATCGCCCCAGCCTGCCGCGCCCACGGCGCCTGGCTGCATGTCGACGGCGCCTTCGGCCTTTGGGCCCGCGCCTGCCCCAAGCGCGCTCACCTGGCCGCCGGCGTCGAACTCGCCGATTCCTGGGCGACGGACGGGCACAAGTGGCTGCAGACGCCTTACGATTCCGGCTACGCTATCGTGCGCGACCCGGAGGCGCACCGCCGGGCGATGGCTATCTCGGCCAGCTACCTGCCCCCGGCCGAGGGCTCGGAGCGCGATCCGTCAGCCTATGTGCCCGAGCTGTCGCGCAGAGCCCGTGGCTTTGCGACCTGGGCCATGATCCGCCAGTTCGGCAGGGCCGGCATCGCCGATATGGTCGAGCGTTGCTGCGCCGTGGCCAGCGAGATGGCCGACCGCCTGGCCGCCGAGCCTGGGGTCGCCCTCGTGCGTCCCGTCACCCTGAACCAGTTCATGCTGCGCTTCGGCGACGACGACGCCATGACCCGCCAGACCATCGCGCGGGTTCAGGATGAGTCGGTGTGCTTCGTGGGGCCTGCCGACTGGCGCGGCCGAACCGTCATGCGCTTGTCCGTCTCCTCGGCCGCCACGACCGAAGCCGATGCGGCCGCCAGCGCGAACTCGATCGCCCGGTGCTGGCGGAGCGTGCGAGACTAG
- a CDS encoding GntR family transcriptional regulator codes for MAVAVESAYRAIRDGIVSGVYQPGDHLTAQDLAAASGVSRTPVREAMRRLHAEGLIRVIPNRGAFVASLDETDIHKIYDLRVVLEGYAAEAASRSADDRQIEALQALADQLGEMVSDPATLDLDLVAANNNSFHRLLVAAADNARLETALASIVEAPLVLRTFRRYSLEELQRSASQHRELVKALRAHDGLWARSVMTSHILAGRDALLKSLEPPPG; via the coding sequence ATGGCTGTGGCGGTCGAAAGCGCCTATCGCGCCATTCGCGACGGCATTGTCAGCGGGGTTTATCAGCCGGGCGACCACCTGACGGCCCAGGACCTGGCCGCGGCCAGCGGGGTCAGCCGAACGCCGGTGCGCGAGGCGATGCGGCGGCTGCACGCCGAGGGCCTGATCCGCGTCATCCCCAACCGGGGCGCCTTCGTCGCCAGCCTGGACGAGACCGATATCCACAAGATCTACGACCTGCGCGTAGTGCTGGAGGGCTATGCCGCCGAGGCCGCCAGCCGGTCGGCCGATGACCGCCAGATCGAGGCGTTGCAAGCCCTTGCCGACCAGCTCGGCGAGATGGTGTCCGATCCGGCCACCCTCGACCTGGATCTGGTGGCCGCCAATAACAACAGCTTCCATCGGCTGCTGGTGGCGGCCGCCGACAATGCGCGGCTGGAGACCGCCCTCGCCTCGATCGTCGAGGCGCCGCTCGTGCTGCGCACCTTCCGCCGCTACAGCCTGGAGGAGCTTCAGCGCAGCGCCAGCCAGCATCGCGAACTGGTCAAGGCTCTGCGCGCACACGATGGCCTCTGGGCGCGCAGCGTGATGACCAGCCACATCCTGGCGGGGCGCGACGCCCTCCTGAAATCGCTGGAGCCGCCGCCGGGCTGA
- a CDS encoding CaiB/BaiF CoA transferase family protein, which produces MTVTSGAGGPLDGVRVVEMGQLIAGPFCGQLLGDFGAEVIKVEPPGQGDPMRQWGQPGYPLFWEVLGRNKRSVSIDLREPAGQALARRLIATADILVENFRPGTLERWGLSPDVLRKDHPGLIIVRVSGYGQDGPYAGRAGFGGIGEAMGGWRAIVGDPDRPPSRMGVSIGDSLAATFACLGALAALRHRDRTGEGQTIDSSLFESVLQVMESLVPDYVVAGHQRARSGAILPGVAPSNVYPCQDGEYLIAGNQDTVFQRLCQAMGRPELAADPRYATHQARGERQAELDALIAEWTAGLTVDEVEAAMVEAGVPAGRIYRAPDMLADPHFAARKALTELTHPRWGRFVMQSPHPKLSQTPGSVRRVAPQAIGQDNAEVYQALGLPESEIEALAKTGVI; this is translated from the coding sequence ATGACGGTGACTTCCGGTGCGGGCGGCCCGCTCGACGGCGTGCGGGTGGTCGAGATGGGGCAGCTGATCGCCGGGCCGTTCTGCGGCCAGTTGCTGGGCGATTTCGGCGCCGAGGTGATCAAGGTCGAGCCGCCTGGCCAGGGCGATCCCATGCGCCAGTGGGGCCAGCCGGGCTATCCGCTGTTCTGGGAGGTCTTGGGCCGCAACAAGCGATCGGTCTCGATCGACCTGCGTGAACCGGCGGGTCAGGCCCTGGCCCGCCGGCTGATCGCCACCGCCGACATTCTGGTGGAGAACTTCCGGCCCGGAACGCTGGAGCGCTGGGGCTTGTCGCCGGATGTCCTGCGCAAGGATCATCCCGGCCTGATCATCGTGCGGGTCTCCGGCTACGGCCAGGACGGGCCCTATGCGGGCCGCGCCGGCTTCGGCGGTATCGGCGAGGCGATGGGGGGATGGCGCGCCATCGTCGGCGATCCTGACCGGCCGCCGTCACGCATGGGAGTCTCGATCGGCGATAGCCTGGCGGCGACCTTCGCCTGCCTTGGCGCCCTGGCGGCCCTTCGCCACCGCGACCGCACCGGCGAGGGCCAGACCATCGACAGCTCGCTATTCGAGTCGGTGCTTCAGGTGATGGAGTCCCTGGTGCCCGACTATGTGGTCGCCGGTCATCAGCGGGCCCGCTCGGGCGCCATCCTGCCGGGCGTGGCGCCGTCGAACGTCTATCCGTGCCAAGACGGCGAGTACCTGATCGCGGGCAACCAGGACACGGTCTTCCAGCGGCTGTGCCAAGCCATGGGCCGGCCGGAGCTGGCGGCCGATCCGCGCTACGCCACCCATCAGGCCCGCGGCGAACGCCAGGCCGAGCTGGACGCGCTGATCGCTGAGTGGACTGCGGGCCTGACCGTAGACGAGGTCGAGGCGGCCATGGTCGAGGCCGGCGTGCCCGCCGGCCGCATCTACCGCGCGCCGGACATGCTGGCCGATCCCCACTTCGCCGCCCGCAAGGCCCTGACCGAGCTGACCCACCCCAGGTGGGGCCGCTTCGTCATGCAGAGCCCGCATCCCAAGCTCTCGCAGACGCCGGGTTCGGTGCGGCGGGTCGCGCCGCAGGCGATCGGCCAGGACAACGCCGAGGTCTATCAGGCCCTGGGCCTGCCGGAATCCGAGATCGAAGCCCTGGCGAAAACCGGGGTGATCTGA